One genomic region from Haloterrigena gelatinilytica encodes:
- a CDS encoding class I fructose-bisphosphate aldolase codes for MIPIDDSPIVRDGKSLILAMDHGLEHGPVDFEDVPEKLDPSTVFETATHDAVTAMAVQKGIAEGYYPSYEDDVNLLLKLNGTSNLWMGEPDSAVNCSVDYAAEIGADALGFTVYGGSNHEIEMVEEFRDAQEKGREYDLPMVMWSYPRGQGLKNDTKPSTISYATRLALELGADIAKVKYPGSKDAMAHAVQCAGDMNVVMSGGSKTSDYEFLSTVEAVIDAGATGLAVGRNVWQREDPTRLLDALEKVIYEEETADAALEQTE; via the coding sequence ATGATTCCGATCGACGACTCCCCGATCGTTCGCGACGGCAAGTCACTGATTCTCGCGATGGACCACGGGCTCGAGCACGGGCCCGTCGACTTCGAAGACGTGCCGGAGAAGCTCGATCCGTCGACGGTCTTCGAGACGGCGACCCACGACGCCGTTACCGCGATGGCCGTCCAGAAGGGGATCGCCGAGGGCTACTACCCCAGCTACGAGGACGACGTCAACCTCCTGTTGAAGTTAAACGGAACGTCGAACCTCTGGATGGGCGAGCCGGACTCGGCGGTCAACTGTTCGGTCGACTACGCCGCCGAAATCGGCGCCGACGCCCTCGGCTTTACCGTCTACGGCGGCTCGAACCACGAGATCGAGATGGTCGAGGAGTTCCGCGACGCCCAGGAGAAGGGCCGCGAGTACGACCTTCCGATGGTCATGTGGTCGTACCCGCGCGGGCAGGGGCTGAAAAACGACACCAAACCCTCGACGATCTCCTACGCGACCCGACTGGCCCTCGAACTGGGCGCCGACATCGCGAAGGTCAAGTATCCCGGCAGCAAGGACGCGATGGCTCACGCGGTGCAGTGTGCCGGCGACATGAACGTCGTCATGTCCGGCGGCTCGAAGACCTCCGACTACGAGTTCCTGTCGACCGTCGAGGCCGTGATCGACGCCGGCGCGACGGGGCTTGCCGTCGGCCGCAACGTCTGGCAGCGCGAGGACCCGACCCGGCTGCTCGACGCCCTCGAGAAGGTCATCTACGAGGAGGAAACCGCCGACGCCGCACTCGAGCAGACTGAATAG
- a CDS encoding class 1 fructose-bisphosphatase — protein sequence MTVSDPVVEDVVATISRSATEITQGLIGRRGAVDEENPSGETQMEADVWADEMLGERLAAIDGVGQYASEERPEVEDCGEDPGSSDAYAVAVDPLDGSSNLRSNNSMGTIFGVYDAALPAPGEDLIAAGYVLYGPITTMVIATEETVAEYEMTGGERQLIERDITLPDEPVVYGFGGRVPDWPADFERYAREVEDELKLRYGGAMIADVNQVLTYGGVFAYPALESSPEGKLRLQFEGNPIGYVIERAGGRSSNGVKSLLSVEPDALHDRTPVHVGNADLIDRLEEALE from the coding sequence ATGACGGTGTCCGATCCAGTCGTCGAGGACGTCGTCGCCACCATCAGCCGGTCGGCGACCGAGATCACGCAGGGGCTCATCGGCCGCCGCGGCGCCGTCGACGAGGAGAACCCCAGCGGCGAGACCCAGATGGAGGCCGACGTCTGGGCCGACGAGATGCTCGGCGAGCGACTCGCCGCGATCGACGGCGTCGGACAGTACGCCAGCGAGGAGCGCCCCGAGGTCGAGGACTGCGGTGAAGACCCCGGCTCGAGCGACGCCTACGCGGTCGCCGTCGACCCGCTGGACGGCTCCTCGAATCTCAGGTCCAACAACTCGATGGGGACGATCTTCGGCGTCTACGACGCCGCCCTGCCGGCGCCGGGCGAGGACCTGATCGCGGCCGGCTACGTCCTCTACGGGCCGATCACGACGATGGTGATCGCCACCGAGGAGACCGTCGCCGAGTACGAGATGACCGGCGGCGAACGCCAACTCATCGAGCGGGACATCACCCTGCCCGACGAACCGGTCGTCTACGGCTTCGGCGGCCGCGTCCCCGACTGGCCCGCGGACTTCGAGCGCTACGCCCGCGAGGTCGAGGACGAACTCAAACTCCGCTACGGCGGCGCGATGATCGCCGACGTCAACCAGGTGCTCACCTACGGCGGGGTCTTCGCGTACCCCGCCCTCGAGTCCAGTCCGGAAGGCAAACTGCGACTGCAGTTCGAGGGCAACCCCATCGGCTACGTCATCGAACGCGCCGGGGGACGGTCCTCGAACGGCGTCAAGTCGCTGCTGTCCGTCGAACCCGACGCGTTACACGACCGGACGCCGGTCCACGTCGGCAACGCCGACCTGATCGATCGGCTCGAGGAGGCCCTCGAATAA
- a CDS encoding DUF5658 family protein — protein sequence MSSDGAYRRFELPLEVSPAALERALWVLVALSLLGDVLTTFAGLRLGLVESNPVARSVIDGYGFVGMFGLKGLAIVIGLVCRPLLPPAYRAVVPAGLAVPWTLAVCINLYVISTVA from the coding sequence ATGAGCTCCGACGGCGCCTACCGGCGGTTCGAACTCCCGCTCGAGGTCTCGCCGGCCGCCCTCGAGCGCGCGCTGTGGGTTCTCGTCGCCCTCTCGCTGCTCGGGGACGTTCTGACGACGTTCGCCGGACTGCGGCTCGGGTTGGTCGAATCGAACCCGGTCGCTCGCAGCGTGATCGACGGCTACGGCTTCGTCGGCATGTTCGGTCTCAAGGGGCTGGCGATCGTCATCGGGCTGGTCTGTCGTCCCCTCCTGCCCCCCGCCTATCGGGCCGTCGTCCCCGCCGGGCTCGCCGTTCCCTGGACGCTCGCCGTCTGTATCAACCTCTACGTGATCTCGACGGTAGCGTAA
- a CDS encoding PAS domain-containing sensor histidine kinase encodes MEKATGETDVNCWEEADAPEALQRYRTLVNSVDDGIYQLDREGRFVAVNDTIVEMTGYAREELLGELASLLLDEDDVERIGREIRRRLSSDEPDAKAIEFAAHTADGDEIDCELQLSLLVDGEASPTPREGGETADGDFQGTVGVVRDVTDRNRAEQRLKEREQQLRRERDLTDRLLETSPVGIQVVDDEGEVTRMNGRIKELLDAYDDSYSPSDREVYDENGDRVTVEEHPFARTLETGEPVYDEILQVELPDGDRRWLSVNAAPIVDENGEIDRVVTTGEDVTDLKERERELRAHRDTLEAELEEVYGRVTDAFYALDDQWRFTYVNERAAELLGVTEEELLGADLWDTFPEATATDEARESLRAAMEEQEATTFEAFSELLGFWIEARIYPSETGLSVYFNDITERKERERELELFRTLLDHSTDSVFVIDPDTGAFLDSNDTACRSLGYSREELLRLSVPDIDTELPTREAWQSFVADLRAEGETTFEGTHRRKDGTAFPVEIDVSHVELDREYVLSIARDVTERRERKRALEERKRELRTLIELLPVAVFVADDDGRILEWNEAAEEVWGGEVAESESIAEYDRYDGWWADTGEPVDPDEWALARAVRGEAVPDPDEIEIEGFDGERRTVLNHGMPIRDEDGEVSRAVVTLVDITERKEYQRQLEKTNERLERFAYAASHDLQEPLRMVSSYLQLIEHRYSDDLDEEGREFLEFAVDGAERMREMIDGLLEYSRVQTQANPFEPVELGDVLADVREDLRVKIEEHDAAIVAEDLPRIEGDPSQIRQVLQNLLDNAIEYSGEGPPRIRIAAERDGAECVVAVRDNGIGIDPDEADRIFDVFERLHSRDEHSGTGIGLALCERVVERHGGEIWVESEPGDGTTFSFTLPVATDRDT; translated from the coding sequence ATGGAGAAAGCGACGGGGGAGACCGACGTGAACTGTTGGGAAGAGGCGGACGCACCCGAGGCCCTCCAGCGCTACCGGACGCTCGTGAATTCGGTCGACGACGGGATCTACCAGCTGGACCGCGAGGGCCGATTCGTCGCCGTCAACGACACCATCGTCGAGATGACCGGCTACGCCCGGGAGGAACTCCTCGGTGAACTCGCCTCCCTGCTTCTCGACGAGGACGACGTCGAGCGGATCGGTCGGGAGATACGGCGACGGCTCTCGAGCGACGAACCGGACGCGAAGGCGATCGAGTTCGCGGCGCATACCGCCGACGGCGACGAAATCGACTGCGAGTTACAGCTGAGTCTCCTCGTCGACGGCGAGGCGTCTCCGACGCCTCGAGAGGGCGGTGAGACCGCCGACGGCGATTTTCAGGGAACGGTGGGCGTCGTCCGCGACGTCACCGACCGGAACCGGGCCGAACAGCGCCTCAAGGAACGCGAACAGCAGCTCCGGCGCGAGCGCGACCTGACTGACCGACTCCTCGAAACCAGTCCCGTCGGTATCCAGGTGGTAGACGACGAGGGCGAGGTCACGAGGATGAACGGGCGGATCAAGGAGCTCCTCGACGCCTACGACGACTCCTACTCGCCCTCGGATCGGGAGGTCTACGACGAAAACGGCGACCGGGTCACCGTCGAAGAGCACCCGTTCGCCCGGACCCTGGAAACCGGCGAGCCGGTCTACGACGAGATTCTGCAGGTCGAACTCCCGGACGGCGACCGACGCTGGCTGTCGGTCAACGCGGCGCCGATCGTCGACGAGAACGGGGAGATAGACCGCGTGGTCACGACGGGCGAAGACGTCACCGACCTCAAGGAGCGCGAACGGGAGCTCCGAGCGCATCGAGACACGCTCGAGGCCGAACTGGAAGAGGTCTACGGACGCGTCACCGACGCGTTCTACGCACTGGACGACCAGTGGCGGTTCACGTACGTCAACGAGCGGGCGGCGGAACTCCTCGGCGTGACCGAGGAGGAGTTGCTCGGAGCGGACCTCTGGGATACGTTCCCGGAGGCGACCGCCACCGACGAGGCCCGGGAGAGCCTCCGAGCGGCGATGGAAGAGCAAGAAGCGACGACCTTCGAAGCCTTCTCGGAGTTGCTCGGGTTCTGGATCGAGGCGAGGATCTATCCGTCGGAGACCGGACTCTCGGTCTACTTCAACGACATCACCGAGCGCAAGGAGCGCGAACGGGAGCTGGAACTGTTTCGGACGCTGCTCGATCACTCCACCGACAGCGTGTTCGTGATCGACCCCGACACGGGAGCGTTTCTCGACAGCAACGACACCGCCTGTCGTTCCCTGGGCTACTCGCGAGAAGAACTGCTCCGGCTGTCCGTCCCCGATATCGATACCGAACTCCCGACGCGGGAAGCGTGGCAGTCCTTCGTCGCGGACCTGCGAGCCGAGGGGGAGACCACTTTCGAGGGGACGCATCGACGGAAGGACGGGACCGCGTTCCCGGTGGAAATCGACGTCTCCCACGTCGAACTGGATCGCGAGTACGTCCTCTCGATAGCGCGCGACGTCACCGAACGCAGGGAGCGCAAGCGAGCGCTGGAAGAGCGAAAGCGGGAGCTCCGAACGCTGATCGAGTTGCTCCCGGTCGCCGTGTTCGTCGCCGACGACGACGGGCGGATCCTCGAGTGGAACGAGGCGGCCGAAGAGGTCTGGGGCGGGGAGGTCGCCGAATCCGAGTCGATCGCCGAGTACGATCGATACGACGGCTGGTGGGCGGACACGGGTGAGCCGGTCGATCCCGACGAATGGGCGCTCGCCAGAGCGGTCCGGGGCGAAGCGGTACCCGATCCGGACGAGATCGAAATCGAGGGCTTCGACGGCGAGCGCCGCACGGTCCTGAATCACGGCATGCCAATCCGGGACGAGGACGGCGAGGTGAGTCGCGCGGTCGTTACCCTCGTCGACATCACCGAGCGCAAGGAGTACCAGCGGCAACTCGAGAAGACCAACGAGCGCCTCGAGCGGTTCGCCTACGCGGCCAGCCACGACTTACAGGAACCCCTGCGGATGGTCTCGAGCTACCTGCAGCTGATCGAGCACCGCTACAGCGACGACCTCGACGAAGAGGGTCGGGAATTCCTCGAGTTCGCCGTCGACGGCGCCGAGCGGATGCGCGAGATGATCGACGGCCTCCTCGAGTACTCCCGCGTCCAGACGCAGGCGAACCCGTTCGAGCCGGTCGAGTTAGGCGACGTCCTCGCGGACGTCCGCGAAGACTTGCGGGTGAAAATCGAGGAACACGACGCCGCGATCGTCGCCGAGGACCTCCCCCGTATCGAGGGCGATCCCAGCCAGATCCGGCAGGTCCTCCAGAACCTGCTCGACAACGCCATCGAGTACAGCGGCGAGGGGCCGCCGCGGATTCGCATCGCCGCCGAACGCGACGGAGCCGAGTGCGTGGTCGCAGTTCGGGATAACGGGATCGGCATCGACCCCGACGAGGCCGACCGTATTTTCGACGTGTTCGAGCGACTACACAGCCGCGACGAACACTCGGGAACCGGGATCGGGCTGGCGCTGTGCGAGCGCGTCGTCGAGCGCCACGGCGGCGAGATCTGGGTCGAGTCCGAGCCCGGCGACGGAACGACGTTCTCGTTTACGCTTCCCGTCGCGACCGACCGCGATACGTGA
- a CDS encoding NAD-dependent succinate-semialdehyde dehydrogenase: MSIESTNPATGEVVGTFDETSSGDREAHLERAVETFDEWSETSIEHRQQLLSAAADVLRENSEEYAELMTEEMGKPIGQARDEVEKCAWVCDYYAEHAAEHLDDEVIASEPEARTLLSYEPLGPILAIMPWNFPFWQVFRFAAPNLAAGNVGLLKHASNVPGCARAIEDVFREAGFPEGAFTTLLISSSEIDEVIEDDRIAGVTITGSDGAGRSVAETAGSQLKKNVLELGGSDPFVVLEDAPMDKTVETAVQARLINNGQSCIAAKRFVVVDEVYDEFLERFVEEMDAQTVGDPTDEETDIGPQAREDLMEELHGQVEETLEAGGECRLGGEPMDRDGAFYPPTVLTDVPENAPADQEELFGPVATVFRVPDEAAAIEKANDTRFGLGASVWTEDLERGERVARQFESGLAFVNELVKSDPRLPFGGVKDSGYGRELSRDGIREFVNRKTIWVQGDAGEETEMVE; the protein is encoded by the coding sequence GTGTCCATCGAAAGCACCAATCCGGCGACGGGCGAGGTCGTCGGCACCTTCGACGAGACCTCGAGCGGCGATCGGGAGGCCCACCTCGAGCGCGCGGTCGAGACCTTCGACGAGTGGAGCGAGACCTCGATCGAGCACCGCCAGCAACTGCTGTCCGCGGCGGCCGACGTCCTCCGCGAGAACAGCGAGGAGTACGCCGAACTGATGACCGAGGAGATGGGCAAGCCCATCGGGCAGGCCCGCGACGAGGTCGAGAAGTGCGCCTGGGTCTGTGACTACTACGCCGAACACGCCGCCGAGCACCTCGACGACGAAGTCATCGCGAGCGAGCCCGAGGCCCGGACGCTCCTCTCCTACGAGCCCCTCGGGCCGATCCTGGCGATCATGCCTTGGAACTTCCCGTTCTGGCAGGTGTTTCGCTTCGCCGCGCCCAACCTCGCGGCGGGCAACGTCGGCCTGCTGAAACACGCCTCGAACGTCCCCGGCTGCGCGCGGGCGATCGAGGACGTGTTCCGGGAGGCGGGGTTCCCCGAGGGCGCGTTCACGACGCTGCTGATTAGCTCGAGCGAGATCGACGAGGTGATCGAAGACGACCGGATCGCGGGCGTCACGATCACCGGCAGCGACGGCGCGGGCCGATCGGTCGCCGAAACGGCCGGCAGCCAACTCAAGAAGAACGTCTTAGAGCTCGGGGGGAGCGACCCCTTCGTCGTCCTCGAGGACGCGCCCATGGACAAAACCGTCGAGACGGCGGTGCAGGCCCGCCTCATCAACAACGGCCAGTCCTGTATCGCGGCCAAGCGGTTCGTGGTCGTCGACGAGGTCTACGACGAGTTCCTCGAGCGCTTCGTCGAGGAGATGGACGCCCAGACGGTCGGCGATCCGACGGACGAGGAGACCGATATCGGCCCGCAGGCCCGCGAGGACCTCATGGAGGAACTCCACGGGCAAGTCGAGGAGACGCTCGAGGCCGGCGGCGAGTGTCGGCTCGGCGGCGAGCCGATGGACCGCGACGGCGCGTTCTACCCGCCGACCGTCCTCACCGACGTCCCGGAAAACGCGCCCGCGGATCAGGAGGAACTGTTCGGACCCGTCGCGACGGTGTTCCGCGTCCCCGACGAGGCGGCCGCGATCGAGAAGGCCAACGACACCCGCTTCGGCCTCGGCGCCAGCGTCTGGACGGAAGACTTAGAGCGCGGGGAGCGAGTCGCCCGGCAGTTCGAGTCCGGGCTGGCGTTCGTCAACGAACTCGTCAAGTCCGACCCGCGCCTGCCCTTCGGCGGCGTGAAGGACTCCGGCTACGGCCGCGAACTCTCCCGCGACGGCATCCGGGAGTTCGTCAACCGGAAGACGATCTGGGTGCAAGGCGACGCGGGAGAGGAAACGGAGATGGTCGAGTAA
- the gdhB gene encoding glutamate dehydrogenase GdhB, whose translation MTAADPQSESEPESAVETARHQLERAAAHLDVDEGIVERLRHPTSVHRVTVPLERDDGSREMFTGYRAHHDSVRGPYKGGLRYHPEVSEEECVGLSMWMTWKCAVMDLPFGGGKGGIIVNPKELSSDEKERLTRRFAEELRPVIGPMTDIPAPDMGTDPQTMAWFMDAYSMQQGETTPGVVTGKPPIVGGSYGREEAPGRSVGIITREAMEYYDWDVEETTVAVQGFGSVGANAARYLDELGASVVAVSDVDGAIYDPDGLDTTDVEDHDESPGMVSGYDAPETLTNEELLELDVDVLVPAAIGNVLTGENARDVEADMIVEGANGPTTTTAERIFEERGIPVIPDIIANAGGVTVSYFEWLQDINRRAWTLERVNDELESEMRTAWEDVRTEYDDRDVTWRDATYIVALERIASAHETRGLWP comes from the coding sequence ATGACAGCCGCAGATCCACAGTCGGAATCCGAGCCGGAGAGCGCCGTCGAAACAGCCCGTCACCAACTCGAGCGCGCGGCGGCCCACCTCGACGTCGACGAGGGAATCGTCGAACGACTTCGCCACCCGACGAGCGTCCACCGGGTGACGGTCCCCCTCGAGCGCGACGACGGCTCCCGCGAGATGTTCACGGGGTATCGGGCACACCACGACAGCGTTCGCGGCCCGTACAAGGGCGGCCTGCGTTACCATCCGGAGGTATCCGAGGAGGAGTGCGTCGGCCTCTCGATGTGGATGACCTGGAAGTGCGCGGTGATGGACCTCCCCTTCGGCGGCGGGAAGGGCGGCATCATCGTCAATCCGAAGGAGCTCAGCAGCGACGAGAAAGAGCGGCTCACCCGCCGCTTCGCGGAGGAGCTGCGGCCGGTGATCGGCCCGATGACGGACATCCCCGCGCCGGACATGGGGACGGATCCGCAGACGATGGCCTGGTTCATGGACGCCTACTCGATGCAACAGGGCGAGACCACGCCCGGCGTCGTCACCGGCAAGCCGCCGATCGTCGGGGGCAGCTACGGCCGCGAGGAGGCGCCGGGCCGCAGCGTCGGGATCATCACGCGCGAGGCCATGGAGTACTACGACTGGGACGTCGAGGAGACGACCGTCGCCGTGCAAGGGTTCGGGAGCGTCGGCGCCAACGCGGCCCGGTATCTCGACGAGCTCGGCGCCTCCGTCGTCGCCGTTTCGGACGTCGACGGCGCCATCTACGACCCCGACGGACTCGACACGACCGACGTCGAGGACCACGACGAGAGTCCGGGCATGGTTTCGGGCTACGACGCGCCCGAGACGCTCACGAACGAGGAACTGCTCGAGTTGGACGTGGACGTGCTCGTCCCCGCCGCGATCGGGAACGTCCTGACCGGCGAGAACGCCCGCGACGTCGAGGCCGACATGATCGTCGAAGGGGCCAACGGACCGACGACCACCACGGCCGAGCGCATCTTCGAGGAACGCGGGATTCCCGTGATTCCGGACATCATCGCCAACGCCGGCGGCGTCACCGTCTCGTACTTCGAGTGGCTCCAGGACATCAACCGCCGGGCGTGGACGCTCGAGCGGGTCAACGACGAACTCGAGAGCGAGATGCGTACGGCCTGGGAGGACGTCCGGACGGAGTACGACGACCGGGACGTGACCTGGCGGGACGCGACCTACATCGTCGCCCTCGAGCGGATCGCGAGCGCCCACGAGACCCGCGGGCTCTGGCCGTAG
- a CDS encoding TlpA family protein disulfide reductase — translation MTTGRDTIPRRNVLRVVGAGSIAALAGCSGTDDGESTEEPAPEPEAVDVSEDATWRTASLTDVTSDEEFRVEDAERPVIVHTFSTGCAVCRSQDREFGALYPNADVEIVDLTIYSNDDPETLRSYANEEGYEWRFGTATDEVTSDLISDFGREVTSSANSPVIVVCPNDGVYRLEKKVDAEHLESILADVCGPVDSSGSDETTGSGDSGNSSDAGNSSDSDDSGDATDSDDSGDATDSDDSSA, via the coding sequence ATGACGACTGGACGCGATACGATCCCTCGACGGAACGTGCTTCGGGTAGTCGGTGCGGGGTCGATCGCCGCCCTCGCGGGATGTTCGGGGACCGACGACGGCGAATCAACCGAGGAGCCCGCACCGGAGCCGGAAGCGGTCGACGTCAGCGAGGACGCGACCTGGCGGACCGCGTCGCTGACCGACGTGACGAGCGACGAAGAGTTCCGCGTCGAGGACGCCGAGCGGCCGGTCATCGTCCACACGTTCTCGACGGGCTGTGCCGTCTGTCGGTCCCAAGACCGCGAATTCGGTGCTCTCTATCCGAACGCTGACGTCGAGATCGTCGACCTCACGATCTATTCGAACGACGACCCGGAGACACTCCGGAGCTACGCGAACGAAGAGGGCTACGAGTGGCGGTTCGGAACCGCGACCGACGAGGTCACGAGCGATCTCATCTCGGACTTCGGACGGGAGGTGACCAGCAGCGCGAACTCGCCGGTCATCGTCGTCTGTCCGAACGACGGCGTATACAGGCTCGAGAAGAAGGTCGACGCCGAGCATCTCGAGTCGATCCTCGCGGACGTCTGCGGACCGGTCGACTCGAGCGGTTCGGACGAGACGACCGGCTCAGGGGACTCGGGCAACTCGAGCGATGCCGGTAACTCGAGCGACTCGGACGACTCTGGCGACGCAACTGACTCGGACGACTCTGGCGACGCAACTGACTCGGACGACTCGAGCGCATAA
- a CDS encoding cytochrome C biogenesis protein, which produces MTSTTAALLEFFLLGLATPLTAACAVPLYPAFIAYLASAGEGSRETPVAVLGGLVVAGVLAFVTLVGLLWTVVFEAGVSDAVGLVSPVAFAVLAVVGAVLIVSPSGFARLPTIEPPHTRYPTLSAFGYGFFFGATVLPCNPGLIALFFGRSTVAFPAFDSQLEVMLGFLAFGLGIGAPLLAFALVSQPFGRRVTRTLARYSGPINRVVGAVLLVVSLYYLLFVFTVIPGTGGLEPPFDLYLG; this is translated from the coding sequence ATGACGTCGACGACCGCCGCGCTGCTCGAGTTCTTCCTGCTCGGTCTCGCGACGCCGCTGACCGCGGCGTGCGCCGTGCCGCTGTATCCGGCCTTCATCGCCTACCTGGCCTCGGCCGGCGAGGGGAGCCGCGAGACGCCCGTCGCGGTGCTCGGGGGGCTCGTCGTCGCGGGCGTCCTCGCGTTCGTGACGCTCGTCGGCCTGCTGTGGACCGTCGTCTTCGAAGCCGGCGTTTCGGACGCCGTCGGTCTCGTTTCGCCCGTCGCCTTCGCCGTCCTCGCCGTCGTCGGCGCGGTGTTGATCGTCTCGCCGAGCGGGTTCGCCCGGCTGCCGACGATCGAACCGCCGCACACGCGGTACCCGACGCTGTCGGCGTTCGGCTACGGCTTCTTCTTCGGGGCGACCGTCCTCCCCTGTAACCCGGGGCTGATCGCGCTGTTTTTCGGGCGGTCGACGGTCGCCTTCCCCGCGTTCGACTCGCAACTCGAGGTCATGCTCGGCTTTCTCGCGTTCGGGCTGGGGATCGGCGCGCCGCTGCTAGCGTTCGCCCTCGTCTCCCAGCCGTTCGGCCGGCGCGTCACGCGGACGCTGGCCCGCTACAGCGGCCCGATCAATCGGGTCGTCGGCGCCGTGTTGCTCGTCGTCTCGCTGTACTACCTGCTGTTCGTCTTCACCGTCATCCCCGGAACCGGGGGGCTGGAACCGCCGTTCGATCTCTATCTGGGGTGA
- a CDS encoding Cdc6/Cdc18 family protein, with amino-acid sequence MADQAGDPLFQSQDPIFDRKELLHVGHVPDEDRIVGRDDEIESVAAEIGAITRGDPPNNVMIYGKTGTGKSLISRHVATRARNAARGNGIDCGVLYVDCSEANTETRTTRQLALSLKDGTDYRENIPVRGVGTMEYYQHIWAILEDCFDAVVVILDEIDKLDNSNILMQLSRAREARKTDAYIGVIGISNKVKYRETLDERIDSSFGHRELFFHPYDASQLREIMRNREDAFQPDVLADGTIELCAALAAKKHGDARKAIEILKEAGELARRTGSEIVSEDHIKQAQEVAEINRIEELTSGATVHAKLALYALASHIITGERETYKTREIYERYVGICDLVATDPITENGLYRQLKEQAFLGVIESEKTGGGRSQGSYLLHRLVTDPKHIVKAVRRDASLEELPTYDRLAETGPATGGRDTDLSSFD; translated from the coding sequence ATGGCTGATCAGGCAGGGGACCCGCTTTTTCAATCACAGGATCCGATCTTCGATCGGAAGGAACTCCTCCACGTCGGGCACGTCCCCGACGAGGATCGGATCGTCGGACGGGACGACGAGATCGAATCCGTCGCCGCCGAGATCGGCGCGATCACGCGCGGCGATCCGCCGAACAACGTGATGATCTACGGCAAGACCGGAACCGGCAAGAGTCTCATCTCCCGACACGTCGCGACGCGCGCCCGGAACGCCGCTCGAGGCAACGGTATCGACTGCGGCGTGCTCTACGTCGACTGCTCGGAGGCGAACACGGAGACGCGGACGACGCGCCAGTTGGCGCTCAGTCTCAAGGACGGCACCGACTACCGGGAGAACATCCCGGTTCGGGGCGTCGGGACGATGGAGTACTACCAGCACATCTGGGCGATCCTCGAGGACTGCTTCGACGCGGTCGTCGTCATCTTGGACGAGATCGACAAACTGGACAACAGCAACATTCTGATGCAGCTCTCGCGGGCCCGCGAGGCCCGGAAGACCGACGCCTACATCGGCGTCATCGGCATCAGTAACAAGGTCAAGTACCGGGAGACGCTCGACGAGCGCATCGACAGCAGCTTCGGTCACCGCGAACTGTTCTTCCATCCCTACGACGCCTCCCAGCTCCGAGAGATCATGCGCAACCGCGAGGACGCCTTCCAGCCCGACGTCCTCGCGGACGGAACGATCGAACTCTGTGCCGCCCTGGCGGCGAAGAAACACGGCGACGCGCGAAAGGCGATCGAGATCCTGAAGGAGGCCGGCGAACTCGCTCGCCGTACCGGGAGCGAGATCGTCTCGGAGGACCACATCAAGCAGGCCCAGGAGGTCGCCGAGATCAACCGGATCGAGGAACTCACCAGCGGGGCGACAGTCCACGCGAAACTCGCCCTCTACGCGCTGGCGAGCCACATCATCACCGGGGAGCGGGAGACGTACAAGACCCGCGAGATCTACGAGCGGTACGTCGGCATCTGCGATCTCGTCGCGACCGACCCGATCACCGAGAACGGGCTCTACCGCCAACTGAAGGAACAGGCGTTCCTCGGCGTGATCGAGTCCGAGAAGACCGGTGGCGGCCGCTCGCAGGGAAGTTACCTCCTCCACCGGCTGGTCACCGATCCGAAACACATCGTCAAGGCCGTCCGCCGCGACGCCTCGCTCGAGGAGCTCCCGACCTACGACCGACTCGCCGAGACCGGACCGGCGACCGGCGGTCGCGATACCGACCTCTCCTCCTTCGACTGA